In Aureibacillus halotolerans, the genomic window GAGGCGGAACGAGGGTTTTCTTATCATCAGGATGCTCCGCTTGATATGAGGATGGACCAAACACAGATGCTTACCGCCTACCAAGTCGTCAATGAGTGGCCATATGAGGATTTAGTACGCATTTTTTTCCGTTACGGGGAAGAAAAATTTTCTAAGCAAATTGCGAGAACGATCGAAGCCGGTCGTGAAAAAAAAGAGATTAAAACAACAGGCGAATTGGTCGAAATAATTAAGGATGCGATCCCAGCGCCAGCAAGACGCAAAGGTGGTCACCCAGCGAAGCGCGTTTTTCAGGCGATTCGCATCGCAGTGAACGACGAATTAAAAGCATTTGAAGATGCACTTTATCAGGCTGTTGACCTACTGCAACCTGGGGGAAGAATTGCCGTTATTACGTTTCATTCACTTGAGGATCGCATTTGCAAGCAAGTGTTTCAGGAATTGAGCAAAACACCCGAATTGCCGAGGGGGTTGCCGGTTATTCCTGAGCACGTAAAGCCGATGCTTGAGCGAGTGACGAAAAAACCGATTTTGCCATCTGAGGCAGAGCTTTTGCACAATAATCGTGCGCGGTCTGCAAAATTACGAGTTGTAGAGAAAAAACGCTAGCGTTTTAGTAATGGGAGGGAAGGCTATGGGCAACGCATTAGCCAGAGAGAGAAGGCAACAAACGCAGTCTACATCACCAGCGGCACAACCGAAAATTGTTTACAAAAAACCCCGTTTGGTTCCTGCGGAGATATGTTACTATATTTTATTGCTGTCCAT contains:
- the rsmH gene encoding 16S rRNA (cytosine(1402)-N(4))-methyltransferase RsmH encodes the protein MFQHTTVLLNESIEALHIQPDGTYVDCTFGGGGHTRLLLEVLNDNGRVIAFDQDLTALEAAKETFASHKNLHLIHSNFREFKHQIENLGIEGVQGVLFDLGVSSPQLDEAERGFSYHQDAPLDMRMDQTQMLTAYQVVNEWPYEDLVRIFFRYGEEKFSKQIARTIEAGREKKEIKTTGELVEIIKDAIPAPARRKGGHPAKRVFQAIRIAVNDELKAFEDALYQAVDLLQPGGRIAVITFHSLEDRICKQVFQELSKTPELPRGLPVIPEHVKPMLERVTKKPILPSEAELLHNNRARSAKLRVVEKKR